In Halobacillus litoralis, one DNA window encodes the following:
- a CDS encoding DUF3846 domain-containing protein: MKVIEIRPLHQGMDAISVVELDGSLESLQEAVGGLIELAPAPASDFPYLMLTDEEGMLKGKDINSFGHAGITLLLKNDEDDPTEMRGLTDKEIDFFYNVFSIAVGEQ; the protein is encoded by the coding sequence GTGAAAGTAATCGAGATCAGACCACTGCATCAAGGGATGGATGCAATTAGTGTAGTAGAATTGGATGGTAGCTTGGAGAGCTTACAGGAGGCTGTTGGTGGACTCATCGAGCTTGCCCCTGCCCCAGCTAGTGATTTTCCTTACCTCATGCTTACAGATGAAGAAGGAATGTTGAAAGGCAAGGATATTAATTCCTTTGGTCATGCTGGCATTACATTGCTACTTAAGAATGATGAAGATGATCCAACAGAAATGAGAGGGCTAACTGACAAAGAGATAGACTTCTTCTATAATGTATTTAGCATAGCTGTAGGAGAGCAGTAA